From Methanomassiliicoccales archaeon LGM-RCC1, one genomic window encodes:
- a CDS encoding ABC transporter permease: MSDLSNIVRKEVKELLTPGSVASVIIMMVLFAGLGGLIGEEVQKSAVLPTIGIANYEDQYIETEYGSWDAYDFLISFYLSSGDKRITPSNVEDFVIKMDKGNILEQMESTGASVVLVLGDDFKKNIEDSMDAATSGEGGPYEKGDIYQYYLYQPSGMIGGTVSSTTTSYIVQYMNSSLSSFLMLGEDAGFINFLKTPVNGSHTVTYINGEPYEDVTPSDISEALTGQTMFIPMIIMIIIMMVGSIVISSMGSEKENKTLETLLTLPISRTTIVTGKIIAAAAVGLIFGLAYMVGMGLYIGSVTAMAVGGSGIDIGSFGLALGLTDYALIGLSMFLSIACALGICMILGAFAKNYKSAQTMTMPLSILAIIPMFITMFSGWYGSNIIIKAVLFVIPFSHPMMAPEALLNGDMTLVLAGLVYMAVFALVSIFITVRLYKSDILITGLGQNKYVEKLTGRNKRPSKR; encoded by the coding sequence ATGAGCGACCTATCCAACATTGTAAGGAAAGAGGTCAAGGAACTCCTCACGCCCGGATCCGTGGCTTCCGTGATCATCATGATGGTCCTCTTCGCAGGACTGGGCGGACTCATAGGTGAAGAGGTGCAGAAGAGCGCCGTGCTGCCCACCATAGGCATAGCGAACTACGAGGACCAGTACATCGAGACGGAATACGGCTCATGGGATGCATACGATTTTCTGATCAGCTTCTACCTCAGCAGCGGCGATAAGAGGATCACCCCATCTAACGTCGAGGACTTCGTCATCAAGATGGATAAGGGCAACATCCTAGAACAGATGGAATCCACAGGAGCCTCAGTGGTCCTGGTCCTTGGTGATGATTTCAAGAAGAACATAGAGGACAGCATGGATGCGGCCACATCCGGCGAGGGAGGACCCTACGAGAAGGGAGACATCTACCAGTACTACCTCTACCAGCCCTCGGGAATGATCGGAGGTACCGTGTCCTCGACCACCACGTCGTACATCGTCCAATACATGAACAGCAGCCTCTCGTCCTTCCTCATGCTCGGAGAGGATGCAGGATTCATCAACTTCCTGAAGACCCCTGTGAACGGATCGCATACCGTCACCTACATCAACGGAGAGCCTTACGAGGACGTCACTCCCTCCGACATCAGCGAGGCGTTGACAGGTCAGACCATGTTCATCCCGATGATCATCATGATCATCATCATGATGGTGGGAAGCATCGTCATAAGCTCCATGGGATCCGAGAAGGAGAACAAGACTCTGGAGACGCTGCTGACCCTGCCGATCAGCAGGACCACCATAGTCACCGGTAAGATCATCGCAGCAGCGGCTGTCGGACTGATATTCGGATTGGCCTACATGGTCGGCATGGGGCTTTACATCGGTTCGGTCACAGCGATGGCCGTGGGCGGCAGCGGAATAGACATAGGGTCGTTCGGTCTGGCGCTCGGACTCACCGATTATGCGCTGATAGGACTGTCCATGTTCCTCTCGATCGCATGCGCATTGGGAATATGCATGATCCTCGGAGCGTTTGCGAAGAACTACAAATCGGCGCAGACGATGACCATGCCTCTTAGCATCCTTGCCATCATCCCCATGTTCATCACGATGTTCTCAGGATGGTACGGCTCCAACATCATCATCAAAGCTGTGCTGTTCGTCATACCTTTCAGCCACCCCATGATGGCTCCGGAGGCACTGCTCAACGGTGACATGACGTTGGTGCTGGCAGGTCTGGTTTACATGGCGGTGTTCGCATTGGTGTCGATATTCATCACCGTCAGGCTGTACAAGTCCGATATCCTCATCACAGGACTCGGGCAGAACAAGTACGTGGAAAAGCTAACCGGACGCAACAAGCGCCCTTCGAAGCGCTGA
- a CDS encoding tyrosine--tRNA ligase → MNVDERLALVTRNTEELVTEEELRALLTEKEEPTAYIGFEPSGTVHLGWVLVAQKIRDLCDAGFKVTIFWADWHAYINDKLGGDIENIRTCARYMQDCFIALGVPKDKVEFKYASDLCSEIEYWEKVIKVAKVTSLSRVKRAMTIMGRSEDEAEVDASKVLYPILQATDIFFLNCDVAYAGIDQRRAHMLARDAADKLGWKKPVALHTPLLPGLKGGNRMDPIENKMSKSKPEGNITIHDNRDDIAKKMKKAYCPMDKLDAEGNEEVNPVLMLCKYIIIPRNGSLFVDRPEQYGGPVTYNSYEELEQAYFDKKLSPFDLKTGVTDGMAKTLEPVAEYFAAHPENREALAKVLEGLTKLR, encoded by the coding sequence ATGAATGTAGACGAAAGGCTGGCCTTGGTGACAAGGAACACCGAAGAGCTCGTGACCGAAGAGGAACTCCGTGCTCTCCTCACGGAGAAAGAGGAGCCCACGGCCTATATCGGATTCGAACCTTCAGGAACGGTCCACTTAGGCTGGGTTCTCGTCGCGCAGAAGATCAGGGATCTCTGCGACGCAGGTTTCAAGGTCACCATCTTCTGGGCAGATTGGCATGCGTACATCAATGACAAGCTCGGCGGAGACATCGAGAACATCAGGACCTGCGCCAGATACATGCAGGACTGTTTCATCGCGCTCGGTGTCCCCAAGGACAAGGTCGAATTCAAGTACGCCAGCGACCTGTGCTCGGAGATCGAGTACTGGGAGAAGGTCATCAAGGTCGCGAAGGTCACATCGCTCTCAAGGGTCAAGAGGGCCATGACGATCATGGGAAGGTCCGAGGACGAGGCAGAGGTCGACGCATCCAAGGTGCTGTACCCCATCCTCCAGGCCACAGACATATTCTTCCTGAACTGCGACGTCGCTTACGCCGGTATCGACCAGAGGAGGGCTCACATGCTCGCCAGGGATGCCGCCGATAAGCTCGGATGGAAGAAGCCCGTAGCATTGCACACACCGCTGCTCCCCGGACTCAAGGGAGGCAACAGGATGGATCCCATCGAGAACAAGATGTCCAAGTCCAAGCCCGAGGGCAACATCACGATCCACGACAACAGGGACGACATTGCGAAGAAGATGAAGAAGGCGTACTGCCCCATGGACAAGCTCGACGCTGAGGGCAACGAGGAGGTCAACCCCGTCCTCATGCTGTGCAAGTACATCATCATCCCCAGGAACGGATCCCTGTTCGTTGACCGCCCCGAGCAGTACGGCGGACCCGTCACATACAACTCCTACGAGGAGCTGGAGCAGGCATACTTCGACAAGAAGCTCTCGCCCTTCGACCTCAAGACCGGAGTAACCGACGGAATGGCCAAGACTCTGGAGCCTGTAGCGGAATACTTTGCAGCACACCCTGAGAACCGTGAGGCACTCGCCAAGGTCCTCGAGGGACTCACCAAACTCAGGTGA
- a CDS encoding DHH family phosphoesterase: MFGDIADKLKGKRKVILVHGNADMDAIGSAYALKRAFPEADIFAGNGIDRISRLVVEKMDVPILESCDISRYDQVVIVDTSSPEQLETEVEIPKDAIIIDHHVPTGKWDGYNFYCDDKRTSCCEIIKEILDESNTPIDRDMALMLIGGMITDSGHFQFAKPGLLEAFADLMRRCNIDMDEAYNFTVAPVSMSEKIAMLKAIERTKFDRVGNYIVATAYGGSFEASSCRAIMNAGADVVFVGSQRDDTFRISSRATQEVVRKGLHLGEIVQGIGKEPVTDGGGHGGAAGLSGIGDVEAMLFICMKRTMEVFRDLKTKDLLEKEL, translated from the coding sequence ATGTTCGGGGATATCGCGGACAAGCTCAAAGGGAAGAGGAAGGTCATCCTGGTCCACGGCAATGCGGATATGGATGCTATAGGCTCCGCTTATGCTCTGAAGAGGGCTTTCCCCGAGGCGGACATCTTCGCCGGTAACGGCATCGACAGGATCAGTAGGCTTGTCGTCGAGAAGATGGACGTGCCCATTCTGGAATCTTGCGACATATCGAGATACGATCAGGTCGTCATCGTCGATACCTCGTCCCCGGAACAGCTTGAGACCGAGGTTGAGATCCCCAAGGATGCCATCATCATAGATCACCACGTCCCCACCGGGAAATGGGACGGGTACAACTTCTACTGCGATGACAAGAGGACGTCCTGCTGCGAGATAATCAAAGAGATCCTCGATGAGAGCAACACCCCGATAGACCGTGACATGGCCCTCATGCTGATCGGCGGAATGATAACGGACAGCGGACATTTCCAATTCGCCAAACCGGGGCTCTTGGAGGCCTTTGCGGACCTCATGAGGCGCTGCAACATCGACATGGACGAGGCCTACAACTTCACAGTGGCTCCGGTCAGCATGTCCGAGAAGATCGCCATGCTCAAGGCCATCGAAAGGACCAAGTTCGACCGTGTAGGGAACTACATCGTCGCCACCGCGTACGGAGGGAGCTTCGAGGCATCATCCTGCAGGGCGATCATGAACGCCGGGGCGGATGTGGTCTTCGTCGGATCTCAGAGGGATGATACCTTCAGGATAAGCTCCAGAGCTACCCAGGAGGTCGTCCGCAAGGGACTGCACCTCGGGGAGATCGTTCAGGGTATCGGCAAGGAGCCGGTCACCGACGGCGGGGGACACGGCGGAGCGGCAGGACTCTCCGGGATCGGGGATGTCGAGGCCATGCTGTTCATCTGTATGAAAAGAACAATGGAGGTCTTCAGGGATTTGAAGACCAAAGACCTCCTTGAGAAAGAGTTGTGA
- a CDS encoding ABC transporter ATP-binding protein, whose product MTDALVLTDVRKTYGQREAVHGVSLTVKEGEVFGLIGHNGAGKTTILRMISTILKITSGTIQVYGKDVTKESDDVRELISYLPEDAGAYKDMTGRRYLTFIAEFFVSGKERDEMVEKGIALADLGDKIDYRIDTYSKGMMRRLLIARAIMTSPRLAILDEVTSGLDVINAYEIREVIRKISKSGVTIIMSSHNMFEVDMLCDRVGMIDQGNLIEVGTPEELKQKYGKDNLEEVFVAAVKGA is encoded by the coding sequence ATGACAGATGCACTCGTCCTTACGGATGTCCGTAAGACGTATGGTCAGAGGGAAGCCGTGCACGGCGTCTCGCTGACGGTTAAGGAAGGAGAGGTGTTCGGTCTGATCGGCCACAACGGTGCCGGTAAGACCACCATCCTCAGGATGATATCAACCATCCTCAAGATCACCTCCGGGACAATCCAGGTCTATGGAAAAGACGTCACCAAGGAGTCCGACGACGTCAGGGAGCTCATCAGCTACTTGCCCGAGGACGCCGGGGCGTACAAGGACATGACCGGCAGGAGATACCTCACGTTCATAGCGGAATTCTTCGTCTCCGGAAAGGAGAGGGACGAGATGGTGGAGAAGGGCATCGCCCTCGCCGATCTCGGTGACAAGATCGACTACAGGATCGACACCTACAGCAAGGGAATGATGCGCAGACTCCTCATCGCTAGGGCGATCATGACATCCCCCAGGCTCGCCATATTGGACGAGGTGACATCCGGACTGGATGTCATCAACGCCTACGAGATCAGGGAGGTCATAAGGAAGATCTCCAAGAGCGGTGTGACCATCATCATGTCATCTCACAACATGTTCGAAGTTGACATGCTGTGCGACAGGGTTGGTATGATCGATCAGGGGAACCTGATCGAGGTCGGAACCCCTGAAGAGCTCAAGCAGAAATACGGAAAGGACAACCTCGAAGAGGTGTTCGTAGCGGCGGTGAAAGGAGCATGA
- a CDS encoding prefoldin subunit beta, whose translation MNGISPQLQNQITQFQQVQQQLQAVTSQKMQMDANRRELVKTKDELEKSTGTVYRTSGAFMIKVDDVESLKSELDESIETLEVRIGSLERQETSLKEKYTSLQEAINKAMGTAQE comes from the coding sequence ATGAACGGAATAAGCCCACAGCTTCAGAACCAGATCACCCAGTTCCAGCAGGTGCAGCAGCAACTCCAGGCGGTCACATCGCAGAAGATGCAGATGGATGCCAACAGGCGCGAGCTCGTGAAGACCAAGGACGAACTGGAGAAGTCCACGGGAACGGTCTACAGGACCTCCGGTGCCTTCATGATCAAGGTCGACGACGTGGAGTCCCTCAAATCCGAGCTCGACGAGTCCATCGAGACTCTCGAGGTCAGGATCGGATCCCTGGAGCGCCAGGAGACCTCTCTCAAGGAGAAGTACACCTCGCTGCAGGAGGCCATCAACAAGGCCATGGGAACCGCCCAAGAGTAA
- a CDS encoding KEOPS complex subunit Pcc1, with amino-acid sequence MIEADLRLTGGIASVTVPTISPEAGRELPRTETEVELKGDEALIHIRATDTTAMRAAVNSYLECVRVIEDIGNLTKVNQ; translated from the coding sequence ATGATCGAGGCCGATCTCAGGCTGACCGGCGGAATAGCGTCGGTCACAGTCCCCACGATCTCCCCCGAGGCAGGGAGGGAACTCCCCCGCACGGAGACCGAAGTGGAACTGAAGGGTGACGAGGCCCTGATACACATCAGGGCCACGGACACCACAGCCATGAGGGCGGCGGTCAACTCGTATCTCGAGTGCGTACGCGTGATAGAAGACATAGGAAATCTGACAAAGGTGAACCAATGA
- a CDS encoding MFS transporter: MNLTRAELLALLAMAFAVFMDGLDSSIVNIALPSIAESFGADANAVAWVAVTYFMMIAGMMLTFGRIADMGHIRRIFIIGFGLFAASSLLCGLSWNLEILIFARTVQGIAAAMLGAVAPMVCVKFLPPTKLGLGMSVLMLSGAVGFCSGPAVGGVLIDVLSWHWAFFINIPIGIFAILFAFRALPDETPVKGAKLDLTGCALLFVAIVCAVYIVEMFAKDGQATICMVLGVIAIVSLVLFVRAEKKAAYPMLNVSMFRDWRLDSAMLTYFLTSIAYVGIAYLIPFYLIKELEMSYTLAGFIVLIPSIFTIIISIPAGHYGDTHGRRNLSIICTVSMLASAVGYALIRPDMGWLPFIPIGLLCGIFWGSCGASLASRIVDLSPEKEKGMASTISNFLYYVGGSFGTALFATMVSYGSGSIGVPVDLISPEDFMDGYMLCMYVGIILSVVAIITAIIIDERKVKSA, from the coding sequence GTGAACCTTACCAGAGCAGAGCTGTTGGCGCTCCTTGCGATGGCCTTTGCGGTCTTCATGGACGGTCTGGACAGCAGTATCGTCAACATCGCCCTTCCTTCCATAGCGGAATCCTTCGGAGCCGATGCCAACGCAGTTGCCTGGGTGGCGGTCACATACTTCATGATGATCGCCGGTATGATGCTCACCTTCGGCAGGATCGCCGACATGGGGCACATCAGGAGGATATTCATCATAGGATTCGGATTGTTCGCGGCTTCTTCGCTATTATGCGGACTGTCATGGAATCTCGAGATCCTCATATTCGCAAGGACCGTTCAGGGCATAGCAGCCGCTATGCTCGGAGCTGTCGCCCCGATGGTATGCGTGAAGTTCCTTCCGCCTACCAAACTAGGGCTCGGAATGAGCGTTCTGATGCTGTCGGGAGCTGTGGGCTTCTGCTCCGGTCCCGCGGTAGGGGGAGTGCTCATCGATGTGCTATCCTGGCACTGGGCATTCTTCATCAACATCCCAATAGGGATATTCGCTATCCTCTTCGCATTCCGCGCACTGCCCGATGAGACCCCGGTCAAAGGTGCGAAGCTCGACCTGACCGGATGTGCGCTGCTCTTCGTCGCCATAGTCTGCGCAGTCTATATCGTGGAGATGTTCGCGAAGGACGGACAGGCGACTATCTGCATGGTGCTGGGCGTGATTGCGATCGTCTCCCTTGTACTGTTCGTCCGTGCGGAGAAGAAGGCTGCCTACCCAATGCTCAACGTCAGCATGTTCCGCGACTGGAGATTGGACTCGGCAATGCTGACCTACTTCCTGACCAGCATCGCATACGTCGGAATCGCCTATCTGATCCCGTTCTACCTCATCAAAGAGCTGGAGATGAGCTACACGTTGGCGGGATTCATCGTACTGATCCCCAGCATCTTCACGATCATCATCAGCATCCCTGCTGGACATTACGGAGACACCCACGGCAGGCGCAACCTGTCGATAATATGCACGGTCAGCATGCTGGCATCGGCTGTAGGCTATGCACTGATCAGACCAGATATGGGGTGGCTGCCTTTCATCCCCATAGGGCTCCTCTGCGGAATATTCTGGGGATCATGCGGGGCATCTCTTGCAAGCCGCATAGTCGATCTGTCCCCGGAGAAGGAGAAGGGCATGGCCTCGACCATATCGAACTTCCTGTACTACGTGGGAGGGTCGTTCGGTACCGCACTGTTCGCGACCATGGTCAGCTACGGTTCAGGTTCGATCGGGGTTCCGGTCGACCTCATATCTCCCGAGGATTTCATGGACGGTTACATGCTCTGCATGTACGTCGGAATAATCCTATCGGTAGTGGCGATAATCACTGCGATAATAATCGACGAGAGGAAGGTCAAGAGCGCTTGA
- a CDS encoding 50S ribosomal protein L37ae has protein sequence MSKRTEKAGSSGRFGARYGVIVRNRIKTIEAQQKGKHECPVCHHMNVKRVSSGIWYCSRCETKFAAAAYSPDTKKDISQVSEQ, from the coding sequence ATGTCAAAGAGAACAGAGAAGGCAGGAAGTTCCGGAAGGTTCGGAGCAAGGTACGGAGTTATCGTACGCAACAGGATCAAGACCATCGAGGCCCAGCAGAAGGGAAAGCACGAGTGCCCCGTCTGCCACCACATGAACGTGAAGAGGGTCAGCTCCGGTATTTGGTACTGCAGCCGCTGCGAGACAAAGTTCGCAGCCGCAGCATACAGCCCCGACACAAAGAAGGACATCTCGCAGGTCTCAGAGCAGTGA
- a CDS encoding tripartite tricarboxylate transporter permease encodes MDPTLILIVAVFSLIGCTMGLFSGLVPGIHVNTLATILLISLPPLQETLSGIISSEYVPVAICSTIMSASVVHSYVDFVPSVYIGAPDAEDAISVLPGHRLLLAGEGMRAVRAAAIGSLIGCSSAVLLAIPLQAVMSMGGSDLLNGMTKSVLIFVSGILLLNEWRKGHAFYGTAAFVLSGILGYAVMELPIPCTGLLGEGTLLMPMLTGLFGLPVMLEADTGGRIPAQKDAGKDPVGVIPGLKGVIMGAIAGWFPGITSTVGATVSATLMPDRTPERFISTVASIGTVTTVLSLVTLSVTGGGRSGTVIVIGTILGDSIGGFASEPLVMMLVSAAIASLVGYHLTIMSGRAMTSFLERMDMTRINKLVIAFLVGMTTLSTGFWGLVVLGVALAIGFIPVSNDMGKTVLCGCLILPSLIM; translated from the coding sequence GTGGACCCGACGCTGATATTGATCGTAGCGGTATTCTCCCTGATAGGATGCACCATGGGACTCTTCTCGGGACTCGTTCCCGGGATCCATGTGAACACGCTCGCAACGATACTCCTTATCTCACTACCTCCTTTGCAGGAAACACTCTCCGGCATCATATCTAGCGAGTACGTTCCCGTTGCGATCTGCAGCACCATAATGTCGGCGTCGGTGGTCCATTCTTATGTGGACTTCGTCCCATCCGTGTACATAGGCGCTCCCGATGCAGAAGATGCCATATCCGTGTTGCCTGGACATCGTCTGCTGCTTGCCGGGGAAGGCATGAGGGCGGTCCGTGCGGCCGCCATCGGAAGCCTGATCGGATGTTCTTCTGCCGTGCTGCTTGCGATACCTCTGCAGGCTGTGATGTCAATGGGCGGTTCCGATCTATTGAACGGAATGACTAAGAGCGTCCTGATCTTCGTATCGGGGATCCTGCTGCTGAACGAATGGAGGAAAGGGCATGCTTTCTACGGCACGGCTGCTTTCGTGCTATCCGGGATCCTAGGTTATGCCGTCATGGAGCTGCCGATACCATGCACTGGTCTGCTGGGAGAGGGGACCCTGCTGATGCCCATGCTGACAGGATTATTCGGATTGCCTGTCATGCTGGAAGCGGATACCGGTGGCAGGATACCTGCGCAAAAGGATGCTGGAAAAGATCCCGTAGGAGTTATTCCCGGACTCAAGGGAGTGATAATGGGGGCGATAGCCGGCTGGTTCCCCGGCATCACATCCACCGTGGGGGCCACAGTGTCCGCAACGCTCATGCCGGATAGGACGCCGGAGAGATTCATATCCACTGTAGCCTCGATAGGTACTGTGACCACGGTCCTGTCCCTCGTGACCCTGTCAGTGACCGGGGGCGGTCGTTCCGGGACGGTAATCGTGATAGGGACCATCCTCGGAGATTCCATCGGAGGGTTCGCCTCTGAACCGCTTGTCATGATGCTGGTATCTGCTGCGATAGCATCCCTTGTCGGATATCATCTAACAATCATGAGCGGAAGGGCCATGACCTCCTTTTTGGAAAGGATGGACATGACAAGAATCAACAAACTGGTCATCGCATTCCTCGTTGGGATGACAACCTTATCCACCGGATTCTGGGGACTGGTGGTTTTGGGGGTGGCACTGGCCATCGGTTTCATCCCTGTGTCAAACGACATGGGTAAGACCGTCCTCTGCGGCTGTCTGATACTTCCGTCGCTAATCATGTAA
- a CDS encoding thioesterase family protein has product MGIKGAQSVEVTEDNTAISLGSGDLPVFATPAMIALIEKTASLSVAPYLDIGTSTVGTHLDVAHSSATPVGMTVVCETELTEIDRRRLVFSVRVYDSKGEVGSGTHERFIVDSGKFMQKAELKRS; this is encoded by the coding sequence ATGGGAATCAAGGGTGCGCAATCGGTCGAGGTCACCGAGGACAACACAGCCATTTCTTTGGGTAGCGGGGACCTTCCCGTTTTCGCCACACCGGCCATGATCGCATTGATCGAGAAGACAGCTTCGCTCAGCGTCGCACCGTATCTCGATATCGGCACATCGACAGTAGGCACCCATCTGGATGTGGCCCATTCTTCGGCGACACCGGTAGGGATGACCGTTGTCTGCGAGACAGAGCTCACGGAGATCGACAGGAGGAGACTGGTCTTCTCCGTCCGTGTGTACGATTCCAAAGGCGAGGTCGGATCCGGAACCCATGAGAGGTTCATCGTAGATTCTGGGAAGTTCATGCAGAAGGCGGAGCTCAAGCGCTCTTGA
- a CDS encoding DNA-directed RNA polymerase subunit P has product MSAGEYRCAKCNEPQNVNSLGLQCEKCGYQIFLKDRPVDKKVYSTD; this is encoded by the coding sequence ATGAGCGCAGGCGAATACAGATGTGCTAAGTGTAACGAGCCCCAGAACGTCAACTCCCTCGGACTCCAGTGCGAGAAGTGCGGATACCAGATCTTCTTGAAGGACAGGCCTGTCGACAAGAAGGTCTACAGCACCGATTGA